The Selenomonas sp. AB3002 genome contains a region encoding:
- a CDS encoding flavodoxin family protein: MGKWGVFYSSVTGNTKMIAEKIAEAAGGADLLPVEEMPEDLSGYEVVALGYWLRLGGADPKMMRYLPKVKDSTVILFETHGTDPGSEHAVTAYARAAYLLGEGCEILGTFGCQGKINPALIEKRKNSSPDDPHGGTAAMERWKRAANHPNEEDFSAAADFVAQMKRKLVLRQKYREHKQ, from the coding sequence ATGGGCAAATGGGGCGTGTTTTACTCCTCGGTGACGGGAAACACGAAGATGATAGCAGAGAAAATCGCAGAGGCCGCTGGCGGAGCTGACTTGCTGCCGGTGGAGGAAATGCCGGAGGATCTGTCCGGCTATGAGGTAGTGGCTCTGGGGTACTGGCTGCGGCTGGGCGGGGCTGACCCCAAGATGATGAGGTACCTGCCCAAAGTCAAAGACAGCACGGTGATACTCTTTGAGACCCACGGCACCGACCCGGGCAGCGAGCACGCCGTCACCGCCTACGCGCGGGCAGCGTACCTGCTGGGCGAAGGCTGCGAAATCCTGGGCACCTTCGGCTGCCAGGGCAAGATAAATCCAGCCCTTATAGAGAAGCGAAAAAACTCCTCCCCCGATGACCCCCACGGCGGCACCGCAGCCATGGAGCGCTGGAAACGGGCGGCAAATCACCCCAACGAAGAAGACTTTTCCGCCGCCGCAGACTTCGTGGCCCAGATGAAACGCAAGCTAGTGCTCCGGCAGAAATACCGGGAGCATAAGCAATAA